From the Oleiharenicola lentus genome, one window contains:
- a CDS encoding Fpg/Nei family DNA glycosylase, translating to MPELAEVEFFRKRWSAGHGAKVLAVRLHEGKKVFRDCDTGELRRRLAGAKLLGSASAAKQMLFRFSGENWLGIHLGMSGETRVEPPDYVATKHDHFILVQKERQLVFNDPRMFGGVRFHHGKAAPAWWTKIAPAILSPAFTMEAVADFLRRRARAPIKAVLLMQERFPGIGNWMADEILWRAALHPKRLAGSLTTAEVRTLHRECRFVCRGALKYNAGVGGPLPARLNELMPASWLFNHRWEDGGRCPRTNQLLVREEVGGRTTCWSPARQRLR from the coding sequence ATGCCCGAACTCGCCGAGGTTGAGTTTTTCCGCAAACGCTGGAGCGCCGGCCACGGCGCCAAGGTGCTCGCCGTGCGTCTGCACGAGGGCAAGAAAGTCTTCCGCGACTGCGACACGGGCGAACTGAGGCGGCGTTTGGCCGGGGCCAAGCTGCTCGGTTCCGCGTCCGCAGCCAAGCAGATGCTCTTCCGCTTCTCGGGCGAAAACTGGCTGGGCATCCATCTCGGCATGAGCGGTGAGACGCGCGTGGAGCCGCCCGACTACGTGGCCACGAAACACGATCACTTCATCCTCGTGCAGAAGGAACGGCAGCTGGTGTTCAACGACCCACGCATGTTCGGCGGCGTGCGGTTCCATCACGGCAAAGCGGCGCCCGCGTGGTGGACGAAGATTGCCCCGGCCATCCTGTCGCCCGCGTTCACCATGGAGGCCGTGGCGGATTTCCTGCGGCGCCGCGCCCGCGCGCCGATCAAGGCGGTGCTGCTGATGCAGGAGCGGTTTCCCGGCATCGGCAACTGGATGGCCGACGAGATTCTCTGGCGCGCCGCGCTCCACCCCAAGCGCCTCGCCGGCTCGCTGACAACCGCCGAGGTGCGCACGCTCCATCGCGAATGCCGCTTCGTCTGCCGGGGTGCGCTGAAATACAACGCCGGTGTCGGCGGCCCGTTGCCGGCCAGGCTGAACGAACTCATGCCTGCCTCCTGGCTGTTCAATCATCGCTGGGAGGACGGCGGGCGCTGCCCTCGCACCAACCAACTCCTGGTCCGCGAGGAAGTCGGCGGCCGCACGACGTGCTGGTCACCGGCCCGGCAAAGGCTACGCTGA
- a CDS encoding YnbE family lipoprotein: MKRFLLLTSACLPALFSGCVNVKTTPIEVKPIHITVDVNVKVDRALDDFFGELDSKSATHETPKS; encoded by the coding sequence ATGAAACGTTTTCTCCTGCTCACGTCCGCCTGTCTGCCGGCCCTGTTTTCCGGCTGCGTGAACGTGAAGACCACGCCGATCGAAGTGAAACCGATCCATATCACCGTGGATGTGAACGTGAAGGTGGACCGCGCCCTCGACGACTTCTTCGGCGAGCTCGACAGCAAGTCCGCCACCCACGAAACCCCGAAGTCCTGA
- a CDS encoding NAD(+)/NADH kinase, translating into MAPIRRLAFVVNTEKSGAAALARELIAIARTVGVRRIKSRPNRKLPAGYFKGCDAGCIIGGDGTLLGAVSEAAAAGVPLIGVNQGSLGYLTSFTPDEARACFGDMLLGHYRIAPRTLLECRTGPQRRDLALNDVLIKAEVNSQLVRLEVCADGELVTDYLCDGLVLSTPTGSTAYNLSAGGPIIHPGAGVIAMTPICPHTLSNRTIVFKDTVKLSVVNCTPGTRLLVAMDGQRNRTVVKGSAIEVTVSRRQLALVHRRDYRHFGVMRAKLKWSGGLTDKK; encoded by the coding sequence ATGGCTCCCATCCGCAGACTCGCCTTTGTCGTCAACACCGAGAAATCCGGCGCCGCCGCGCTGGCGCGCGAGCTGATCGCCATCGCCCGCACGGTGGGCGTGCGGCGCATCAAGAGCCGGCCCAACCGCAAGCTGCCCGCCGGCTACTTCAAGGGCTGTGACGCGGGCTGCATCATCGGCGGCGACGGCACCCTCCTCGGCGCGGTCAGCGAGGCGGCCGCGGCCGGCGTGCCGCTGATCGGCGTCAACCAGGGCAGCCTCGGCTACCTCACCAGCTTCACGCCCGACGAGGCGCGCGCCTGCTTCGGCGACATGCTGCTCGGCCACTACCGCATCGCCCCGCGCACGCTGCTGGAGTGCCGCACCGGCCCGCAGCGCCGCGACCTCGCGCTCAACGACGTGCTCATCAAGGCGGAGGTCAACTCCCAGCTGGTGCGCCTCGAGGTGTGCGCCGACGGCGAACTCGTGACCGATTACCTGTGCGACGGTCTCGTGCTCTCCACGCCGACCGGCTCGACCGCCTACAATCTCTCGGCCGGCGGCCCGATCATCCACCCGGGCGCCGGCGTGATTGCGATGACTCCGATCTGCCCGCATACGCTCAGCAACCGCACCATCGTGTTCAAGGACACGGTCAAGCTCAGCGTGGTCAATTGCACGCCCGGCACGCGACTGCTCGTCGCAATGGACGGCCAGCGCAACCGCACCGTGGTCAAGGGCTCCGCCATCGAGGTCACGGTCTCCCGGCGCCAGCTCGCCCTCGTGCACCGGCGCGACTACCGCCACTTCGGCGTCATGCGCGCCAAACTCAAGTGGAGCGGCGGCCTGACGGACAAGAAGTGA
- a CDS encoding ECF-type sigma factor, which translates to MQPDEVTPLLQRINAGDPTAAEELLPLVYGELRRLAASRMARESPGQTLQATALVHEAWLRLGGDAQPAWANRAHFFAAAAEAMRRILIDNARRKQAVRHGGKLQKVSANETAFDLPADLADDNELLLINEALEAFAQHDARKAELVKQRYFVGLTIEEAAQVLGISERTAKRDWVYARTWLFNEVKRLRG; encoded by the coding sequence GTGCAGCCCGACGAAGTCACGCCTCTCCTCCAGCGGATCAACGCCGGCGACCCCACTGCCGCCGAGGAACTCCTGCCTCTGGTCTATGGGGAACTGCGCCGGCTCGCCGCCTCACGCATGGCGCGCGAGTCCCCCGGGCAGACCCTGCAAGCCACCGCCTTGGTGCACGAGGCCTGGCTGCGCCTCGGGGGCGACGCCCAGCCCGCGTGGGCCAATCGCGCACACTTCTTCGCCGCCGCCGCCGAGGCCATGCGCCGCATCCTCATCGACAACGCGCGCCGCAAACAAGCCGTCCGGCACGGCGGCAAGCTCCAGAAAGTCAGCGCCAACGAAACCGCCTTCGACCTGCCGGCCGACCTGGCGGACGACAACGAGCTGCTCCTGATCAACGAAGCTCTCGAAGCCTTTGCCCAGCATGATGCGCGCAAGGCCGAGCTGGTGAAACAACGCTACTTTGTCGGCCTGACGATCGAGGAGGCCGCCCAGGTTCTCGGCATTTCCGAACGCACGGCCAAGCGCGACTGGGTGTACGCGCGCACCTGGCTGTTCAATGAGGTTAAGCGCCTCCGGGGCTAG
- a CDS encoding intermembrane phospholipid transport protein YdbH family protein, translating to MPKSPRKFRLSVLVVLSVTAVAGIAAARWAALPWALGAALKAGGATEIAFDVARVSPWRMELDDLAFRLDAVRFAAERTTLERAHWWSPSLGRLRVQSARVDVEVDQMTASQPATAKHGSTPTAPPSLPLEGISFDGLVTLRAGGKLEQALVVQFAVQPLATKEWGGTAVVTAPGLNLALAGSYAPVTGRTEFQTTSLQLDVLPWRAWLEHWLPLPAGPWEFAGVVNGDVQGSFQEGALAGRGEFHLRQGRLANPALAVVAEGVEMDVPAVDLAALRATGVAVRAEKLTAGTVAMTDLNAEAASATAEQVEVSALSVRALGGVLHVEPFTHRFSNPAIQAVVRAEAIRAEDVLALTQNLPARATGALSGRLPLRYEGGALQLGTGWLGLAEGQSLEIEFHAEGLLTAGTSPKSANYAVLKQVEDGLLKLKVTELRLEVRPPNAPPNRTAQLRIAGEPVDPRVKAPVTLDLNVNGPIESLLNLGLKGGIKTGTKP from the coding sequence ATGCCCAAGTCCCCGCGCAAATTCCGTCTCAGTGTGCTCGTGGTTCTGTCCGTGACAGCGGTGGCGGGGATCGCGGCGGCGCGATGGGCGGCCTTGCCCTGGGCCCTGGGCGCGGCGCTGAAGGCCGGCGGGGCCACGGAGATTGCCTTCGATGTGGCCAGGGTTTCGCCCTGGCGCATGGAGCTGGATGACCTGGCCTTCCGACTCGATGCCGTGCGCTTCGCCGCGGAGCGGACCACCCTCGAACGGGCACATTGGTGGTCGCCCTCGTTGGGCCGCCTTCGCGTGCAGTCAGCCCGGGTGGACGTCGAGGTGGACCAGATGACCGCCAGCCAGCCGGCAACCGCCAAGCACGGGAGCACCCCGACCGCTCCGCCCTCGTTGCCGCTGGAGGGCATCTCTTTCGACGGCCTGGTCACGCTGCGGGCCGGTGGCAAATTGGAGCAGGCCCTGGTGGTGCAATTTGCCGTGCAACCGCTGGCGACAAAAGAGTGGGGCGGGACCGCGGTGGTGACGGCCCCGGGTCTGAACCTGGCGCTCGCAGGCAGCTACGCACCAGTCACTGGCAGGACCGAATTTCAGACAACCTCGTTGCAGCTCGACGTGCTGCCCTGGCGGGCCTGGCTGGAACACTGGCTGCCGCTGCCCGCCGGGCCGTGGGAGTTCGCCGGCGTGGTGAACGGTGACGTGCAGGGGAGTTTCCAAGAGGGAGCGCTTGCGGGGCGGGGGGAGTTTCATCTCCGCCAAGGTCGCCTGGCTAATCCCGCTCTCGCCGTGGTGGCCGAGGGCGTGGAGATGGACGTGCCGGCGGTGGACCTGGCCGCGCTCCGGGCCACCGGGGTGGCGGTGCGCGCCGAAAAACTCACCGCCGGCACCGTGGCCATGACCGATCTCAACGCGGAGGCGGCCAGCGCCACGGCGGAACAGGTGGAGGTGTCGGCGCTGTCCGTGCGCGCCCTCGGTGGGGTCCTGCACGTGGAGCCGTTCACCCATCGCTTCAGCAACCCCGCCATCCAGGCCGTGGTGCGCGCCGAGGCGATCCGCGCAGAAGACGTGCTCGCGCTCACGCAAAACCTTCCGGCCCGGGCGACCGGGGCGTTGAGTGGACGCCTGCCGCTGCGCTACGAGGGCGGCGCCCTGCAGCTGGGGACTGGATGGCTGGGCCTGGCCGAGGGCCAGAGCCTGGAGATCGAGTTCCACGCCGAGGGGCTCCTGACCGCGGGCACGTCGCCCAAAAGCGCCAACTACGCGGTGCTCAAGCAGGTCGAGGACGGCCTGCTCAAGCTCAAGGTCACGGAACTGCGCCTCGAGGTCCGTCCGCCCAACGCCCCGCCCAACCGCACCGCCCAGCTGCGCATCGCAGGGGAGCCGGTCGATCCGCGGGTCAAGGCGCCCGTCACGCTCGACCTTAACGTCAACGGCCCGATCGAAAGCCTGCTCAACCTCGGACTGAAGGGCGGGATCAAAACGGGAACCAAACCTTGA
- a CDS encoding YdbL family protein, producing the protein MTSRLLTCLAFVTLSAVVAHADSAADLRRRMEQRLPAIDALKAEGAVGENNRGFLEVPPAGKAGSGTVITDENRDREAVYALIAKQTGATPEAVGKARARQIASGSKAGVWIQDEGGQWKKK; encoded by the coding sequence ATGACCTCCCGTCTCCTTACCTGCCTCGCCTTTGTCACCCTCTCGGCCGTGGTCGCCCACGCGGACAGCGCCGCCGACCTTCGCCGCCGCATGGAGCAGCGCCTCCCCGCCATCGACGCCCTCAAGGCCGAGGGCGCGGTCGGCGAAAACAACCGTGGCTTCCTCGAGGTGCCGCCCGCTGGCAAGGCTGGCAGCGGCACCGTCATCACCGACGAGAACCGCGACCGCGAAGCGGTCTATGCCCTCATCGCGAAGCAGACCGGGGCCACGCCCGAGGCCGTCGGCAAGGCCCGCGCCCGGCAAATCGCCAGCGGCAGCAAGGCCGGTGTCTGGATTCAGGACGAAGGCGGACAGTGGAAGAAGAAGTGA
- a CDS encoding nuclear transport factor 2 family protein: MMTASPAAIIQRQLDAYNARELETLLQIYADEAELYEFPATLLARGTAALRERFATRFREPNLHAALLHRIVAGDTVIDHERVTRTFPEGPGTIELTMIYQVQHGRIVRAWSIAGPKTLAGD, from the coding sequence ATGATGACCGCCTCTCCCGCCGCAATCATCCAGCGCCAGCTCGACGCCTACAACGCCCGCGAGCTCGAAACGCTCCTGCAGATCTACGCCGACGAGGCGGAGCTCTACGAATTTCCCGCGACGCTGCTCGCCCGCGGCACGGCGGCCCTGCGCGAGCGTTTTGCCACGCGCTTCCGGGAGCCCAACCTCCACGCCGCCCTGCTCCACCGCATCGTCGCAGGCGACACGGTCATCGACCACGAGCGCGTCACCCGCACTTTCCCCGAGGGCCCGGGCACCATCGAACTGACCATGATCTACCAGGTGCAGCACGGCCGCATTGTCCGGGCCTGGAGCATCGCCGGCCCCAAAACCCTGGCCGGTGACTGA
- a CDS encoding TlyA family RNA methyltransferase produces MPAKQRLDELLVARGLSPTRAQAKALIMSGRVRHGTDRLDKPGKEYPPEIELTIDQPPRFVSRGGDKLTAYLEQFPLDLTGAHVLDVGASTGGFTDCALQAGAVSATCVDVGHGQLHERLRRDPRVTNLEKVNARHLAAGDLPRADYDLVVMDLSFISLKSVLPAVWPFLRAGGTLVALVKPQFEAGKAEVDKGQGIIRDDAVRRRVLTEVRDFALQELPGATLVGDLECPVHGADGNREFLLGLKKA; encoded by the coding sequence ATGCCGGCCAAGCAACGTCTCGATGAACTCCTGGTGGCGCGCGGCCTCTCGCCTACGCGGGCGCAGGCCAAGGCGCTCATCATGTCGGGCCGCGTGCGCCACGGCACTGATCGGCTCGACAAGCCCGGCAAGGAATATCCGCCGGAGATCGAGCTGACCATCGACCAGCCGCCGCGCTTCGTGAGCCGCGGCGGCGACAAGCTCACGGCCTACCTCGAACAGTTCCCGCTCGATCTCACCGGTGCGCATGTGCTCGACGTCGGCGCCTCGACCGGCGGCTTCACCGACTGCGCGCTCCAGGCCGGCGCGGTCAGCGCCACCTGCGTGGACGTTGGTCACGGCCAGTTGCACGAAAGACTGCGCCGCGATCCGCGCGTAACCAACCTTGAAAAGGTCAACGCCCGCCATCTCGCCGCCGGCGACCTGCCGCGCGCCGACTACGATTTGGTCGTGATGGATCTCTCGTTTATCTCCCTGAAGAGCGTGCTGCCCGCCGTGTGGCCTTTCCTGCGCGCCGGCGGGACGCTCGTCGCCCTCGTGAAACCCCAGTTCGAAGCCGGCAAGGCCGAGGTGGACAAGGGCCAGGGCATCATCCGCGACGACGCCGTGCGCCGGCGCGTGCTGACCGAGGTGCGTGACTTCGCCCTGCAAGAGCTACCCGGTGCCACCCTCGTGGGGGACCTCGAATGCCCGGTCCACGGAGCCGACGGCAACCGGGAGTTCCTGCTGGGATTGAAGAAAGCCTGA